CTTCGATGGTAATAACGATGAGTCTATGATGCGAGGAAGAAGGAAATGAAATCTTTTATATGAACACTAAATGAAATCTTTTACGACATTTCGCATGTTAAACATAAATTTTAGGGtctaagtgtgtgtgtgtgtgtgttcatgTATGACAATACATGTAAATTGTAAAATACAATTTATCAAACATTTAATTACTTTACTTTACAATTAATTGTTCTCAAGGTACAACAGAAGTGGAAGCTATGCATAACAAAATACAAGTCTAATTAGATAATTGGGTTAGGTCCATTCACTGATTATTCATGTTAGCTTTTTTGTTGTCatctttttaaattattttttttaacaaacgatattatcactTGGAAAAGGGGCACGACTTTTTTCTAGAATTAGAGTTCAACCGCGGCTGCCCCCTTTTTTTCTACACCAATCCTTATTTTTTACTTCAAGGGGTGAGGAGTGGGCTAAGCATCAAAacgggctagcaataatgtggtttaaatttatctttcacgagaatcgaacctaagacctctcacttataagtgaggaGAGATACCACTAAATCTTAGTACTGAGTGACTGTTGTTTATCTTTTTATTACATTGTGATAAATGTCATCTCTTATTTATAGTTCATCTTTTACTCAATTTTAAGATTAAATATTGTTCCCCTTTTTCCTACTCCTAGTTTGTATCTCAATTTTTCGTCCACCTCCATCACATGTTAACTGCGGTAACTAATGTTTGTTGTACGTACTATATATGAGCATATATACTAATATTGATTATAATTGTATGGAAGATGAAATTTCTTGGATCTATTTTCATGGATGATAGGtagattaatttctttttattttgtagaTACCTTTATCACAAGTTAAATGTATTTTATCAATCTATGGTATATGTATCATATATGATGACATATAAATTTCCTTTTAACTATTTTCCATGAAAGTGCCTTTTAACTATTTTCCATGAAAGTGGTTAGAATTTTTCATTTAaatattcaaattaaaaatttgagtaaaaattgataaattaagaaatttaattaaagttgaaaagtagaatttttttttatctggaTCAAAGTACCCctttttatttcctaattctccAACACAAACTATTCCAAGATATTCCATTTTCTCCCTCATTTATAATCCAAATGGCTACCTTGTTGCACAATTAGAATGGATGTACTAGCTGTGAAGGTTGAAGATACCAATGCATCTCCAAGAACTCCAATGTCATTAGAGTCATCGTCATCCAGCAACGTTGTGCTGATGGCCTCTTGCATTTCTCCATGTCTTCTACCCACTATGAACATATCATATTCACCTTCCGTGGATTGTATTAGCGAGAGAATTTGTTCCCAACTCGTCACCCAATTCTCTACAAATTTTATGGAGGCATCATTCATTGACCTCAGCCTAAACTCATCCAAGAACAACTCGTCCAGTTTTTTTTCCCTCCCAATGCTTGCCAGTGCCTTCAGAAACCCATCAGTACGATCATCATTATCATTAGAGCACGCTTTTGCTTCATTTTCACTCATAATATTAAACGATATGACTGTTAGGTTAACCTTGGGATGTCCAGCCATCCGACCGACATACGCTAATGCCTCGCGGTCATctacccctccaaagaagagcaTGGAATAGCGGCATTGAGGGTAAGAGTAGTTGAATGCACCAAGGCCTCGATCCACAAGAACACCCACAGAGCACTGCGCATTTGCGATCAAGTTGTTGTTGAGCCTCCTTAGATGTGAGTTGTTTGGATCTGGTGTCACTCCTCCAACCAATATGGTGGATTTCTTGTGGAACGGGATGATGATTATGGCAACACGGTTCTCCTCGGCCAGGTTGCATATGTCCCGGTGCATCGTGGAGTATTGAGACACTGCCGTGAGTGTTTGCACAGTGACATTTTCTCTATGTTTGGCATATGTTTCAAAGCCACTTGAGGGGGACGACGAGTTGTAGGGAAAGTGTACATCATTGGTCTTACAAGCACCGTGCACTACCAACATCGCCGAAGCATGCCCGGTTAGTTCCACAAGGTGGACAGCAAGAACATGAAGAGGGGAGTTTTTGGTTGCATTAGAAGCCTCAAGGAGATTGATAATGCCTGACACATTGCGTGAGTTGTGAGCACATGCAAGGATTCGAAGCTCGTCGTTTGATCCTACGCTTGCTACGTTTCTCTGTTTGTATCGCACAAAAGGCCTGGCATTGGACTTGTATAGGAAGACTAAAAGCGGGCCAACTGCAAATGTCATTACCAAAATTGCCCACACCATTACTCCGAAGGTTTGTTTGTTCAACGCCTGGAcgtgtacatatatatacaaataccacATATTAAATAGTCATTCGTTCATAAATTATTCAAAAACAATACGTACGTGCGTGTTGTACTAAAAATCAATGTCATGTATGAATAATTTAGGGAATAATTTGAAGTAGGCAATACCTAAGTTACATCtccaaaataatttttcttattaaCATTTCACAGGCAGcaatttatgttttatttagCGCTACTTCACttcttaatttaaaaaaaaattaaaatttaatagttaatttaaaaaaaaaaaaaaaaaaaaagataaagtgGACAGATGAATCAATAGTTTTATCTGCATAACGTAGCTAGTCACACATGCATACATGAGGTAATGCTTAAGAGactaaatttgaagaaaaaatttgcaaactaaatgatatgtcaccaatagaaatgaGGACGTTTattaacgtttaagtaataaactaatcatcaacttccatgtcctttagtttccaaaactttgtctacaaatttagtctccctagcattacccaaaATCATATATTACCTTTACGTCCCGACCAGTGTTGAGTATGATAAGTGTAAATAAGCCCTTGGTGTTCATGAGCACTCCAAGAGCCAAACTATCCCGAAATGACATTTTGTTGAGTAAGCCGGCAACCAAAGTGCTCACAGTCTTAGCTGCAAAAGCTAATATGACAACCCCCCCTACGCGATATATATCCGTCCCAGTTTTTTTCTCCGATGGATAAATGGAACTGAGAATATCCACGTAGTTGAGTCTTCCCCCATTGATACAGAAGTAGAGAGGCATTAGAATCCCAGGCACAAAACTTCCCACCTTCTTTTTAAGATTGTTTGAAACCTCTCCTCTAGGCATGATAGCTCCAAACATAAAAGACCCTACGATGGAATGGGATCCACATGCATCGGTAATGTACCCACAAAGCACAACCCCAGCTAGAACAAAGCATTCAAATTGACTGTAGTCGCCATCCTCTTGTGCTCTTTCGCGAACTCGGTTAACAATCCATGACAGAAGAGGATGTACTACAAAAACGCATAGTCCTATAAAAAGCAAGGTAAGTCCCACCGCAACTGTCTGGAAGCTGTTGACTATGGCCATTACAAGCAGAAGAAGAAACCAGGAGCATAAGTCGGAGATAACAGAGGCAGATAACGCAAGTCCTCCGACATCAGAGTAGAGAAGTTTGAGGTCTGCGAGGATTCGGGCAAGGTCTGGGAAGTTAGTGGTGGCAAGAGCAACGCCCCAAAACCACGGGCCATCCTTAGTAGGAAGTTTTCCTCCATTGCCTTTTGTTTGTTCGGCAAAATCTTTGAGGAGTACATATCGACATAAGGCCCAGCCAACAAGGACGGAAAAGATAATGCCGGCGAGCGCAATGCTAATAGCCTTCTTCCCAGCTCGTAATATTGGTTTTAAATCAAGCTCTAAACCCACCAGGAACATGTGATAAACGAGGGCCAAGTTTCccatggtctcgataatcttcACGGTACTATAAGGAAATACGGCTGGTACAACTTTACCCCAATTACTCGTACTCGTCGACATTCCACCCTGAAAATTTCGATTTGTAATGCacaatgctaataacaattattttgcaataaaaaagaagaagcccATGTATTATTGGATCTCCATGATAAAGTCATCATGCAAGCCTccaaataaaaacatatataggCGAGAAATGGCACTTCTTGACGTGCAAAATGAATTTTATTTCTAAACCTTATAACACAAATCGACCACTCTTTTATACACACCTCACTGTGTGGAGCCACGAACAATTGCTCTGTATACTAAGTATCATAATATAATtggttgaatatttttttttttttagtttccaACCAACTATATTATTACAAGAATCAGTAACAACAATTATCCTCTTCAACTAAGttaataaaaacaattttgCTCTCCAACTAACATCAATACCACTTGCTAATATTTCCCTTGATTCATCTGTCCTTAAATTCATATAATGTTGATTGACTCAATCAAGTCCTaatattaaaactattttgatacatcatttttttttttgggattttgcAAGTATAAGTTGACTACAAGTTTTGAGAGTTAAATTTTATAAAGGGCTTATATGTCAAAGTcccttttccaaaaaaaaaaaaaagtgtaaaaaGGATGCACTACTTGCAagttttaatttaataataacAACCGAGGTGAAGGAAAAAATAACAAGAGAGGAATCAGGAAGGATGTACTACTTACAAGAATCTCAGCAATAATCCGTGGTTGGTGCAAGGGTTTGAAGACAAGCATAAAAATACGAGTGCTGAAGACCGCGATGCTCAGTCTTATAACAAGAACTGAAAGAGCTGACATGAAGGGGTTCTGTGCTCGCCATAGTCCTGTTGGGGATATCGTTTTATTGAAGCATACCTCAATTAAATTTTTTGTGTTACTGGTTATTACAAAATCTTCCCCACCAATTGTCCCATTCAACTTAAAAGCCATTTAGTATTTACTTCTCTAATCCCTGTGGCCTTTACCTAAAGAGAAATTAAGGCCCCCATCTCAGAGAGAAACCGTGATATATATACAATACAAACTTTCTTGCAAGTCGCAATGGCTAGGGATGGAGGAAAGGGAAGGCTCCCAAAGAAAACTAAAGGTTGATAAAGTGGTTTATGGTGTACGTAATGCACGCTGTAAAATTGTTGGGCTATTTACGTAGTCATTTCTAGTATAGTTGTTTTTATTGGGTCGTTTTTTGTATAGTTGAACATCATTGGTCATCCTCGCTCCTCTCTTCTATacggttttatttctctttttttttcattaattatgtGTAACGAGATATTTGTTAGTCTTATTCAGTACAACGGCTTCATATACGTACCCAAGTGACCGAACTAACCATAAACAGTTTGATATATTGTTCTATTTTTTCAATTATACTACGAACACTTCCATTTAAGAGATGAAAAACATAACAGGCATCCAACTGAAAAAATGGTAAACAGATTTTTAATAATTGATTGATttgtattttatattaattgttAACTGCCAAAGGACCGTTACATGACTAACCCTGGCAAACTGATTGACTTATACTAAACATCGGGAGGAAGATAAGGCACGGAGGGATATAttgtttgtttgtaccatacttgatcaatcccgaaactactaaacaccggtcaacgttataccatcaaggacccataagagtttccctccaaccaggaggccaatcacagcacgacacgtgtcgacttcagaagccaatcataacacgacacatgtcaacatcagaagccaatcataacacgacaagtgtcaatgtcaaaacaaagctagaaactctcttctataaaaggagatcattctcccacaatatttccgaatgtcatttgtactaaatcattcacttgtactcactaaaggagagcttgaacctatgtacttgtgtaaacccttcacaattaataagaactcctctactccgtggacgtagccaatctgggtgaaccacatacatcttgtgtttgcttctctgtctctatccatttacatacttatccacactagtgatcggagcaatctagcgaaggtcacaaacttaacattttctgttgtaccaaagtcctcattgattttgtgcatcaacatttggtgccgtctgtgggaacgacacttattcccactcttttcagctttgttaagctggtttccaccattcgtacactctcttttgaccagacgtccctttccaacatgaggagcgaaggaagccacagcacacagaatgacaccctttttgcacctagtgcgaagcaacgaaaaaaggaacaaaagaagtttgctcttcaggttaaagtcgatgagctgaaggctcagaacaacaagatagcgatgaagaatgagatcctccaagagcagtatgagaaggtcttcgagatgctccatgaggctagatatactaaaacacacgagctcatcacccctgtggaagtcaaccattaATTGGGTGCcctcaacacggagggtcatttgccctcgacctaggtattcctgttgaggagcgagctcgtcatcgaaatggcgaccaatataagacttctctcaacccaactacttcaacccGAAAcaggaggagtggaggaaggcacctccttacagaagaagtggaaggatcgaaagccgtctttcatgactgtcgagacttcctaaagcaacgtcgagacaatctcatccatgtaagatcgaagatcaatgacccaagggtctctgaaagactcggtcccctcccatgtcccagaccggctaccaatttggggaagggacAACAAGttctagagaaacacgaaggtataggggactcagaaaTCTTCcaacagacataccttggaagtcagtgcgatgagtccagggaaaaatcacatgctcttgatcaagccttcctacttccaagaggagatgaagatttacgaaagaaagctccagtggtacatgactccactcaggaccttcttgtcctacagctctttaaggaagtaaacaagttaaaggtcgaacgacaagctgagatacctgattggaaccaacctaggcctggccctcttacaaggaagatcctcgacacccatctccaagcaaagacaaaacacaagcttggcttgcaactctatactggaaaggaagaCCCGATTAAACACCTTAACTTCtttaagtccaccatggcataccgaatGCACACCGACAAAGAGCGatatcttctcttcccctccaccctctctggcggagctctaaactggtattgttgtcttccacctgagacggtagactcatttgaggaattgaggaaactgtttgtttctcaacacattttccagaccgatcgcttgcactctgcggatgacttgtacattattcgaCAGAAGCCAGACAAGTCATTATGTATGTAtgttggccgcttcagccatgagtattcccgttgtgccaAGGCAGACGACAAAACTGCCCTCAAAGCcatcacggcaggcctacgtgactatttcttcaagtacatgatcaatgccaacacttggaagacttactctgaggtgatggcacaagcttacaaccatgcctccactgaggcaaggacatatcaagggaaacccccacagccaccccttatcagcaagtagggaatgAAAgacaaatccaaccaaatgagaagacatcgaccttccaaacgaTAGCGATGCCTCCTCccgccttacttaatacttcgccaagtcaacagacatatcaatctcagggcaaaaggaaagacttccatcctcaccagtctcattttagtaaaaggagtaagggacactatcatgataaccaagggtatcgccacgataatgcccgcccccaaacaatcaacacagtgggccaagaacgtgtcaggacaggccctaccccgaggtatgagacatacacgcctttgaacgccacatgcatggccatttaccccagcatagcacacctgataccgaagccaatgccaaggcagtcgggttacaagcccacgaagaacacaggcacgttttgctgctaccacgaacataacggccatgacggcaagaagtgtatcacctttcatgatcatattgaagctttggc
This region of Malus domestica chromosome 07, GDT2T_hap1 genomic DNA includes:
- the LOC108171683 gene encoding cation/H(+) antiporter 15-like — encoded protein: MAVVIMKVHFVFGNAFRTVDVASSMEVFFLYPVVVSLTGRDAQGLVKRNTNHVVGVPQVAELGDLPKEVTYKGGMSTSTSNWGKVVPAVFPYSTVKIIETMGNLALVYHMFLVGLELDLKPILRAGKKAISIALAGIIFSVLVGWALCRYVLLKDFAEQTKGNGGKLPTKDGPWFWGVALATTNFPDLARILADLKLLYSDVGGLALSASVISDLCSWFLLLLVMAIVNSFQTVAVGLTLLFIGLCVFVVHPLLSWIVNRVRERAQEDGDYSQFECFVLAGVVLCGYITDACGSHSIVGSFMFGAIMPRGEVSNNLKKKVGSFVPGILMPLYFCINGGRLNYVDILSSIYPSEKKTGTDIYRVGGVVILAFAAKTVSTLVAGLLNKMSFRDSLALGVLMNTKGLFTLIILNTGRDVKALNKQTFGVMVWAILVMTFAVGPLLVFLYKSNARPFVRYKQRNVASVGSNDELRILACAHNSRNVSGIINLLEASNATKNSPLHVLAVHLVELTGHASAMLVVHGACKTNDVHFPYNSSSPSSGFETYAKHRENVTVQTLTAVSQYSTMHRDICNLAEENRVAIIIIPFHKKSTILVGGVTPDPNNSHLRRLNNNLIANAQCSVGVLVDRGLGAFNYSYPQCRYSMLFFGGVDDREALAYVGRMAGHPKVNLTVISFNIMSENEAKACSNDNDDRTDGFLKALASIGREKKLDELFLDEFRLRSMNDASIKFVENWVTSWEQILSLIQSTEGEYDMFIVGRRHGEMQEAISTTLLDDDDSNDIGVLGDALVSSTFTASTSILIVQQGSHLDYK